In the Paenibacillus sp. FSL H7-0357 genome, one interval contains:
- the sufB gene encoding Fe-S cluster assembly protein SufB: MAKKAPDMGEYKYGFRDEHQSIFQSGKGLTEEIVREISRIKEEPEWMLDFRLKALKQFYKMPMPGWGADLSGLNLDNIQYYVRPSEKQGKTWEEVPSEIKATFDKLGIPEAEQKFLAGVSAQYESEVVYHSMRKELEDQGVVFLDTDTALKQYPEVFKQHFGTIIPPADNKFAALNSAVWSGGSFVYIPRGVQCEVPIQGYFRINSENMGQFERTLIIAEEGSFVHYVEGCTAPIYSTSSLHSGVIEIICRKDSRVRYTTIQNWAPNIYNLVTQRAVAEENATMEWVDGNIGSKVTMKYPAVILKGRGAKGSILSIAVAGKGQHQDAGAKVIHLAPETTSTIISKSISKQGGKVNYRGLSSFSRDSAGSKSNIKCDTLILDNLSTSDTIPYNEIKNDQITLEHEATVSKVSEEQLFYLMSRGLTEQDATQMIVMGFIEPFTKELPMEYAVEMNRLIQFEMEGSIG; the protein is encoded by the coding sequence ATGGCTAAAAAAGCGCCGGACATGGGTGAATATAAATATGGGTTTCGCGATGAGCACCAGTCTATTTTTCAATCTGGAAAAGGTCTGACTGAAGAGATTGTCCGAGAAATTTCCCGGATCAAGGAAGAGCCGGAGTGGATGCTCGATTTTCGGCTGAAAGCTTTGAAGCAATTCTACAAAATGCCGATGCCTGGGTGGGGAGCGGATTTGTCCGGACTAAATCTTGATAACATCCAATATTACGTTCGCCCTTCCGAAAAACAGGGAAAGACCTGGGAGGAGGTTCCCTCCGAGATTAAAGCAACCTTTGACAAGCTAGGGATTCCTGAAGCGGAGCAAAAGTTTCTGGCAGGCGTATCCGCTCAATACGAGTCGGAAGTAGTCTATCACAGTATGCGGAAGGAACTGGAGGATCAGGGCGTTGTGTTCCTTGATACGGATACTGCTTTAAAGCAATATCCTGAAGTGTTCAAGCAACATTTTGGAACGATCATCCCTCCCGCCGACAATAAATTTGCGGCGCTTAACAGTGCGGTTTGGTCAGGCGGCAGCTTTGTATACATTCCGAGGGGCGTTCAATGTGAGGTTCCTATACAAGGGTATTTCCGTATTAATTCTGAAAATATGGGCCAATTCGAGCGGACATTAATTATTGCCGAAGAGGGTAGCTTTGTCCATTATGTTGAAGGATGTACAGCACCTATTTATAGTACCAGTTCTCTGCATAGCGGAGTTATTGAAATTATTTGCCGGAAAGATTCCCGTGTCCGATACACGACAATCCAGAATTGGGCTCCTAATATCTACAACTTGGTAACCCAAAGAGCTGTGGCAGAGGAAAATGCCACAATGGAATGGGTGGACGGAAACATCGGCTCCAAGGTAACCATGAAGTATCCGGCTGTAATATTGAAAGGAAGGGGAGCCAAGGGGTCCATCCTGTCTATTGCCGTAGCCGGTAAAGGTCAGCATCAAGATGCCGGCGCGAAAGTAATTCACCTTGCTCCCGAGACCACATCTACGATTATATCCAAATCCATCAGCAAGCAGGGTGGCAAAGTAAACTACCGGGGATTGTCAAGCTTCAGCCGCGATTCCGCAGGATCCAAGTCCAATATTAAGTGTGATACGTTGATTTTGGACAACCTGTCAACATCAGATACGATTCCGTACAATGAAATTAAAAATGATCAGATTACTTTGGAGCACGAAGCAACAGTATCCAAAGTGTCTGAGGAACAATTGTTTTACTTAATGAGCCGCGGGCTTACAGAACAAGATGCCACACAAATGATTGTAATGGGCTTTATTGAGCCGTTTACCAAAGAATTGCCGATGGAATATGCCGTTGAAATGAATCGGCTGATTCAATTTGAAATGGAAGGAAGCATCGGTTGA
- a CDS encoding VanZ family protein gives MDLVGFGNLIAFIPFGIFIPLIYRISFIRFITLFFLAIIVMETIQALSFLGSFDINDALLNSLGAAVGFGAYKLGFRSSNIRRNIAMIVITSISCMALLLGVWGLSGILDKALTKEEGPFVAIKELIDSSGNISTGNNINSFRISGQDITPRFNMYGVKDRNIEAFTYKYKEQMIFSFYFGMPEPSDYSGSVRVSVDGQEVLNSSGEDQRLNPELFPAMLKFLLK, from the coding sequence ATGGATTTGGTGGGATTCGGAAACCTTATAGCCTTTATCCCTTTTGGTATATTCATCCCATTGATATATCGGATCTCCTTTATTCGCTTCATTACATTGTTCTTTCTGGCGATTATTGTGATGGAAACCATACAGGCACTATCGTTTCTGGGCAGCTTCGACATTAACGACGCACTTCTGAATTCATTAGGCGCAGCAGTCGGTTTTGGGGCGTACAAGCTTGGTTTTCGTTCAAGCAATATTCGGCGCAATATTGCAATGATTGTAATAACCTCCATTTCCTGTATGGCTCTGCTTCTAGGGGTATGGGGATTATCTGGGATTTTGGATAAAGCGTTAACCAAAGAAGAAGGTCCCTTTGTGGCGATAAAAGAATTGATAGACAGTTCCGGAAATATATCAACTGGTAACAATATAAATAGCTTTAGAATAAGCGGTCAAGATATAACCCCCCGCTTTAATATGTATGGCGTTAAAGATAGGAATATTGAAGCGTTTACGTATAAGTATAAAGAGCAGATGATATTCTCTTTTTATTTTGGAATGCCTGAACCATCGGATTATTCGGGAAGCGTTAGGGTTTCCGTTGATGGACAAGAAGTATTAAATAGTTCTGGAGAAGATCAACGTCTTAATCCCGAGTTGTTCCCGGCAATGTTAAAATTCCTATTGAAGTAG
- a CDS encoding NAD(P)-dependent oxidoreductase, whose protein sequence is MKILIVGYFNETSKSNIARYFPQDWNVVIVPPGKEMLHHIEDCQVIIPEHIKVDHSLLSTAKNLELVQTGAGFDNVDIPTCTQRGIWVANAAGVNAQAVAEHVMALILSYYKNIPFLDAFMKNRMDEHHLDYTGCELEGKTIGIIGLGAIGKKVAAFCRAFDMKVLAYKRNLVAQSDGFVKMTDFDTLVSTSDIVSVHLPLNPQTKQLINKMVFQKMKSTALFINTARGGVVNERDLIDALKNGDIAGSCLDVFETEPLPLDSELRNLGNVILTPHTAGMPDGRKFHKKRYDFFVNNIKRVENGEEPESKLNQLL, encoded by the coding sequence ATGAAAATTCTTATAGTTGGTTATTTTAACGAAACCTCAAAATCAAACATCGCAAGATATTTTCCGCAAGATTGGAACGTAGTTATTGTCCCGCCCGGAAAAGAAATGCTGCATCATATTGAAGATTGCCAGGTCATAATCCCTGAACATATTAAAGTAGATCACAGCCTGCTTTCTACTGCAAAAAATTTAGAGTTGGTACAGACAGGTGCAGGATTTGATAATGTGGATATCCCTACCTGCACACAACGTGGCATTTGGGTGGCCAATGCTGCAGGCGTGAATGCACAGGCAGTAGCTGAGCACGTCATGGCATTGATCTTGTCTTATTATAAAAACATACCGTTTCTGGATGCGTTCATGAAAAACAGGATGGATGAACATCATTTGGATTATACCGGATGTGAATTAGAAGGTAAAACCATTGGGATTATCGGTTTGGGCGCTATCGGAAAAAAAGTAGCTGCGTTTTGCCGAGCATTTGATATGAAGGTGCTGGCTTATAAGAGAAATCTCGTTGCACAATCGGACGGTTTTGTGAAAATGACGGATTTTGATACTCTTGTAAGCACATCGGACATCGTCAGTGTACACTTGCCCTTGAATCCGCAAACCAAGCAGTTGATCAACAAAATGGTATTCCAGAAAATGAAAAGTACCGCTTTGTTTATCAATACGGCCCGCGGCGGGGTTGTCAACGAACGAGACTTGATTGATGCTCTAAAAAACGGGGATATTGCCGGCTCATGCCTGGATGTGTTTGAAACTGAACCGCTTCCTTTGGACAGTGAGCTCCGGAATCTGGGTAATGTGATCCTTACGCCCCATACTGCAGGAATGCCTGATGGCCGGAAATTTCATAAAAAAAGATATGATTTTTTTGTCAATAATATAAAACGTGTAGAAAATGGTGAAGAGCCTGAAAGCAAGCTCAATCAGTTGTTATAG
- a CDS encoding RNA polymerase sigma factor, protein MKTQITEEKLTELFNEHSAYVYRTALLLTRSEALADDITQETFIKVMNKYDLYDEGRPFRPWINRIAVNITRNMLRKQTWLKLFGQHMPEAVDTAGGQGFVPDSSQEVWQHVAMLSLKCREVIVLHYYQDLSLEAAAQVLGIPLGTCKSRLNSALSKLRIVMKQDSDNALFQGGKLYER, encoded by the coding sequence ATGAAAACACAAATAACAGAAGAGAAATTAACCGAGCTATTCAATGAGCATTCCGCTTATGTATACCGCACAGCTTTATTGTTAACCCGCTCTGAGGCGCTGGCTGATGATATTACTCAGGAGACCTTTATTAAAGTAATGAATAAATACGATTTGTATGATGAAGGGCGGCCCTTTCGTCCTTGGATAAACCGGATCGCGGTGAACATTACGCGGAATATGCTGCGCAAGCAAACATGGCTCAAGCTGTTTGGCCAGCATATGCCGGAGGCGGTTGATACAGCAGGGGGACAGGGATTTGTTCCGGATAGCAGCCAAGAGGTCTGGCAGCATGTCGCCATGCTGTCATTAAAATGCCGGGAGGTTATCGTGCTGCATTATTATCAGGACTTATCCCTGGAGGCGGCGGCGCAGGTTTTGGGTATCCCGCTCGGGACATGCAAGTCAAGGCTGAATTCCGCGTTAAGCAAACTCAGGATCGTGATGAAACAGGATAGCGATAATGCACTTTTTCAAGGAGGCAAACTATATGAAAGATAA
- a CDS encoding L-serine ammonia-lyase, iron-sulfur-dependent, subunit alpha yields the protein MRSLTELFKIGSGPSSSHTMGPEKAARIFKSENEEADQFKALIYGSLAKTGKGHMTDKAIIRALSPAPAEVQFVPQPDFVLPHPNTMDLFAYQDGRQTAFIRAVSIGGGDIVIEGREETHGPDVYPENSFAEISTFCKANHIRLSDYVEQREGKQIWEFLQGIWEAMKYSIDEGLSVTGILEGGLHVERKAKYLYHQGHVDESPETRENRIVSAYAFAVNEQNAVAGTVVTAPTCGASGVVPASLRYMQEKMRVPDEQILRALAVGGLMGNLVKQNASISGAQCGCQAEVGTACSMASAALAELSGMEIDQIEYAAEVAMEHHLGLTCDPINGLVQIPCIERNAVGAMRAINALSLAKFLSGTRKISFDLVVQTMYETGMDMKSSYRETSEGGLAKLYKMDS from the coding sequence ATGAGATCGTTGACTGAGCTATTTAAGATTGGCAGCGGACCGTCCAGCTCCCATACCATGGGGCCGGAGAAAGCGGCCAGAATCTTCAAGTCGGAAAATGAAGAAGCAGACCAGTTCAAGGCGTTGATCTATGGTTCCCTTGCCAAAACAGGCAAAGGCCATATGACGGACAAAGCTATTATTAGAGCACTGTCGCCCGCTCCAGCGGAGGTTCAATTTGTTCCGCAGCCTGACTTTGTTCTGCCTCATCCCAATACCATGGACTTGTTCGCTTACCAAGACGGGCGGCAAACCGCATTCATACGTGCTGTCAGTATCGGCGGCGGGGATATCGTGATTGAGGGGCGGGAGGAGACGCATGGGCCTGATGTTTACCCGGAGAACAGCTTTGCAGAGATCAGTACCTTTTGTAAAGCGAATCATATCCGACTAAGCGATTACGTCGAGCAGCGTGAAGGCAAACAGATCTGGGAATTCCTCCAAGGAATCTGGGAAGCAATGAAGTATTCGATCGACGAAGGGCTGTCCGTCACAGGTATTCTGGAAGGCGGTCTTCATGTCGAACGCAAGGCGAAATATCTCTATCATCAGGGGCATGTGGATGAGAGCCCGGAGACACGGGAGAACCGGATCGTCAGCGCATACGCTTTCGCCGTCAACGAACAGAATGCCGTCGCCGGCACAGTCGTAACGGCTCCGACCTGCGGAGCCAGCGGTGTTGTCCCTGCCTCGCTCCGTTATATGCAGGAGAAGATGCGGGTCCCGGACGAACAGATTCTCAGGGCTCTGGCCGTCGGAGGGCTCATGGGTAATCTGGTCAAGCAGAACGCCTCCATCAGCGGCGCTCAGTGCGGCTGCCAGGCGGAGGTTGGCACGGCTTGCTCGATGGCATCAGCTGCACTGGCTGAACTGTCTGGTATGGAGATCGATCAGATTGAGTATGCGGCGGAGGTTGCCATGGAGCACCACTTGGGATTAACCTGTGATCCGATTAACGGACTGGTTCAGATTCCTTGCATTGAGCGGAATGCTGTCGGTGCGATGCGGGCGATCAATGCGCTGAGTCTGGCCAAATTCTTGTCTGGTACCCGTAAGATATCCTTTGATTTGGTTGTACAGACCATGTATGAGACAGGCATGGATATGAAAAGTAGTTACCGCGAAACTTCAGAGGGCGGGCTCGCTAAGCTCTATAAAATGGACAGCTAA
- a CDS encoding enoyl-CoA hydratase/isomerase family protein: protein MSERRMIGPTKFEEYSEKYKEFLLMTRRDGIIEVRLHTDGGPYKHNWEAHTAWSHAWSDIGRDPENEVMIISGTGDKWVIGDPEVWNTKFMDWPKQKKLEQYHESLRLLENLIFCIDIPTIGAVNGPGTHCELATLCDITICTEDADFFDPHYLGGTPPGDGMLLTLQNMIGFKKAAYYAYTGKNINGQTALDLGIVSEVLPREKLLPRAWELAEMIMQAPRSTRHLSHSIISRPWKQALVADQGFQLAHQMYDMAIDEEGALERLKKMQGRLMGKDVQ, encoded by the coding sequence ATGTCAGAGAGACGTATGATTGGACCCACCAAATTTGAAGAGTACTCGGAGAAATACAAGGAATTCCTGTTAATGACCCGCCGTGACGGAATCATCGAAGTGCGGCTGCACACGGACGGAGGACCGTACAAGCACAATTGGGAAGCCCATACCGCCTGGTCTCATGCCTGGTCAGATATCGGCCGTGACCCGGAGAACGAAGTCATGATTATTTCGGGAACTGGGGATAAATGGGTGATTGGCGACCCTGAGGTCTGGAATACGAAATTTATGGATTGGCCGAAGCAAAAGAAGCTCGAACAGTATCATGAATCACTGAGACTGCTTGAAAATCTGATCTTCTGCATTGACATCCCGACCATCGGGGCGGTCAATGGTCCGGGAACGCACTGTGAGCTTGCAACGCTCTGCGATATTACCATTTGTACAGAAGACGCTGACTTTTTCGATCCGCATTATCTGGGAGGCACACCTCCAGGAGACGGAATGCTGCTCACACTGCAGAACATGATTGGTTTCAAGAAAGCAGCCTACTATGCATACACCGGCAAGAATATCAATGGTCAGACCGCTTTGGACCTGGGTATCGTTAGTGAAGTTCTGCCCCGTGAAAAGCTTCTTCCGCGCGCTTGGGAGCTTGCGGAGATGATCATGCAGGCACCGCGTTCAACGAGACATCTGTCTCACTCTATTATCTCCCGGCCATGGAAGCAGGCTCTGGTCGCCGATCAGGGATTCCAGCTTGCCCACCAGATGTACGACATGGCCATTGATGAAGAAGGAGCACTGGAGCGGCTGAAGAAAATGCAGGGACGCCTGATGGGCAAAGATGTTCAATAG
- a CDS encoding tyrosine-type recombinase/integrase, translating into MMRIDGFHDLRHSCATLLLSNGVSMKEVQEWLGHSDYSTTATIYSHLESDQEAILRQKAKDHLDI; encoded by the coding sequence ATGATGCGGATTGACGGTTTTCACGATCTGCGTCATAGCTGCGCTACTTTACTATTGAGTAATGGTGTTAGCATGAAAGAGGTTCAGGAATGGTTAGGTCATAGTGATTACTCAACAACGGCTACTATTTATTCGCACCTGGAATCGGATCAAGAGGCCATTCTTAGGCAAAAAGCAAAGGATCACTTAGACATCTAG
- a CDS encoding NifU family protein gives MEENGILFDEVSEVLLKLRPFLLRDGGDAELVEVENGIAKLRFLGACNGCPSATITLKAAIERAILEEIDDIKEVVQVF, from the coding sequence ATGGAGGAGAATGGAATTTTATTCGATGAAGTATCGGAAGTGCTTCTCAAACTACGTCCTTTCTTACTGCGTGACGGTGGAGATGCTGAATTAGTTGAAGTTGAGAACGGTATAGCCAAATTAAGATTTTTGGGAGCTTGCAATGGTTGCCCAAGTGCTACGATTACGTTAAAGGCTGCTATTGAGCGCGCAATTCTTGAGGAAATCGATGATATTAAAGAAGTTGTACAAGTATTCTAA
- a CDS encoding LysR substrate-binding domain-containing protein — translation MVEKGLGISILPELVTRFQHEYVAMLELEERSFRSLGLTVNSMKYASPATRRFLQHVQSWSSGQRVI, via the coding sequence ATGGTGGAAAAAGGCCTGGGCATCAGCATCCTCCCGGAGCTGGTCACCCGGTTCCAGCATGAGTATGTAGCCATGCTTGAGCTGGAAGAGCGCAGCTTCCGTTCCCTTGGCCTCACGGTCAACTCGATGAAATATGCTTCACCGGCGACGCGGCGGTTTCTGCAGCATGTGCAGAGCTGGTCGTCCGGCCAGAGAGTGATTTGA
- a CDS encoding LysR family transcriptional regulator, translating to MKNNGVKLKYFENYIKYFYILRGYSMYFPGIEAFLAIVRTQNISKAAEWLHLSQATVSYRLKTLEEEMGGLLVERRKGASKISLTPKGENFFSIAERWEALWRETQILQASGSQLSLAISAAESISHFVLPPVYKMLNQHTPSIRLQIRTQHTQEAFDSIERREMDVAFVVREIVSPSVMVKPFFTEEMVLLRLAMTGRQAGGAVEMNELEAQHEVFINWNREFQFRHDQWWDPHCPSRVHLDTAGLITTFLNDAKQWTIVPASIGEYMMRMGDFVIQKLSVSVPPRICYKVTHKFPNQALHEPLRILDNYLQDIFGIQ from the coding sequence ATGAAGAATAATGGTGTAAAACTCAAATATTTTGAGAACTATATTAAATATTTCTATATATTGAGGGGATATTCTATGTATTTTCCTGGGATTGAAGCATTTTTAGCTATTGTACGGACCCAGAATATAAGCAAGGCGGCCGAATGGCTGCACTTGTCACAAGCGACGGTAAGCTACCGGTTAAAGACATTGGAGGAGGAAATGGGCGGCCTTTTGGTTGAGCGGAGAAAAGGGGCATCCAAAATCAGTCTGACCCCAAAAGGGGAGAACTTTTTTAGCATTGCGGAACGATGGGAGGCTCTTTGGAGGGAAACACAAATCTTACAGGCTAGCGGTTCGCAGTTAAGTTTGGCCATAAGCGCTGCCGAAAGTATAAGTCATTTTGTTTTGCCTCCTGTGTATAAAATGCTAAATCAGCATACTCCGTCAATCCGTCTGCAAATTCGTACGCAGCATACTCAGGAAGCTTTCGATAGTATTGAGCGACGCGAGATGGATGTGGCATTTGTGGTGCGGGAAATCGTGTCGCCTAGTGTTATGGTTAAACCGTTTTTTACGGAAGAAATGGTGCTGCTGCGTCTCGCTATGACGGGGCGTCAGGCTGGAGGTGCGGTTGAAATGAATGAATTGGAGGCACAGCACGAAGTCTTCATCAATTGGAACAGAGAGTTTCAATTCAGACATGATCAGTGGTGGGATCCTCATTGCCCATCCCGTGTTCATCTGGATACAGCGGGACTCATCACTACTTTTTTGAATGACGCCAAACAATGGACGATAGTGCCTGCTTCGATTGGCGAATATATGATGCGGATGGGAGATTTTGTTATCCAGAAACTATCGGTTTCTGTGCCTCCAAGAATATGCTATAAGGTAACGCATAAGTTTCCAAACCAGGCTTTACACGAGCCCCTTCGTATTCTTGATAACTATCTGCAAGATATATTTGGAATACAATGA
- a CDS encoding NifU family protein yields the protein MEENGILFDEVSEVLLKLRPFLLRDGGDAELVEVENGIARLRFLGACNGCPSATITLKAAIERAILEEIDDIKEVVQVF from the coding sequence ATGGAAGAAAATGGAATTTTATTCGATGAAGTATCGGAAGTGCTTCTCAAACTACGTCCTTTCTTACTGCGTGACGGTGGAGATGCTGAACTGGTCGAGGTTGAGAACGGTATAGCCAGATTAAGATTTTTGGGAGCTTGCAACGGTTGCCCAAGTGCTACGATTACGTTAAAGGCTGCTATTGAGCGCGCAATTCTTGAGGAAATCGATGATATTAAAGAAGTTGTACAAGTATTCTAA
- a CDS encoding M20 metallopeptidase family protein, with protein MFIVIEEAGDLMSMAQQLQDKLVTYRHHLHAVPELDLSLPRTTAYVKEALESMGLKPAPVGESGLTVTIGGQHDGKVVLIRADMDALPIQEETELSYASLNGNMHACGHDMHTSMLLGAAEILKANEGQLRGTVKLMFQPGEETLHGAKMMLESGILDNPKVDAAMMLHVLTGMPLPVGQFVVPEEGGAISASSDWFEIIIRGRGSHGAMPEAAVDPLNVSAHLHLALQGILSREVSPIDNAVLTIGVMEGGTTNNVIPDTARLKGSVRTFDAALRDKVEARIRAITAGIGETFQAKMEVIYTRGCPEVKTDGGLNEQMRASIANTFGDGSYIGITELVPGGKLMGSEDFAFVSQAVPSTTVFLNAGSTEEGYSYPVHHPKTMFSDEVLHRGAAAYAAFSRDWLESNR; from the coding sequence ATGTTCATTGTGATTGAAGAAGCTGGAGACTTAATGAGTATGGCCCAGCAGTTGCAGGACAAGTTGGTCACGTACAGGCATCATCTTCATGCGGTTCCGGAGCTTGATTTAAGTTTGCCAAGGACAACTGCATACGTAAAAGAGGCCTTGGAGTCGATGGGGCTTAAGCCCGCTCCGGTAGGAGAATCAGGGCTAACGGTTACGATTGGCGGACAGCATGACGGGAAGGTGGTTCTGATCCGTGCGGATATGGACGCTTTGCCCATTCAAGAAGAAACGGAGCTGTCTTACGCATCGTTGAATGGAAACATGCATGCTTGCGGTCATGACATGCATACCTCTATGCTGCTCGGAGCTGCGGAGATCCTAAAGGCTAATGAAGGGCAGCTTCGCGGGACGGTTAAGCTTATGTTTCAGCCGGGTGAAGAGACGCTGCACGGGGCAAAAATGATGCTGGAGAGCGGGATTCTCGACAATCCCAAGGTGGATGCCGCTATGATGCTTCACGTATTGACCGGAATGCCGCTTCCTGTCGGACAATTTGTAGTGCCTGAGGAAGGTGGCGCGATTTCAGCTTCTTCGGATTGGTTCGAAATCATCATCCGGGGGAGGGGCTCACATGGCGCAATGCCCGAGGCCGCAGTGGACCCCTTAAATGTGTCTGCTCATCTTCATCTGGCGCTGCAGGGTATTCTTAGCCGGGAAGTTTCGCCGATTGATAATGCAGTGCTTACCATTGGCGTGATGGAAGGCGGAACTACGAACAACGTGATTCCCGATACGGCCAGATTGAAAGGAAGCGTGCGCACATTTGACGCTGCATTACGGGATAAAGTGGAAGCCCGTATCCGTGCAATTACCGCAGGTATCGGAGAAACTTTTCAGGCAAAAATGGAAGTGATCTATACGAGAGGTTGTCCTGAGGTGAAAACGGATGGCGGGCTTAATGAGCAAATGAGGGCTTCGATTGCAAATACCTTTGGTGACGGTTCCTATATCGGTATAACTGAGCTGGTACCCGGCGGTAAATTAATGGGCTCGGAAGACTTCGCATTTGTATCTCAGGCGGTGCCAAGTACCACAGTGTTTCTTAACGCAGGCAGTACCGAAGAAGGTTATAGTTACCCTGTACACCATCCAAAGACGATGTTCTCGGATGAGGTGCTTCATAGAGGGGCTGCGGCTTACGCAGCTTTTTCCAGAGACTGGCTTGAAAGTAACAGATAA
- a CDS encoding enoyl-CoA hydratase/isomerase family protein, with product MFNRKMTGPTGFEEYSEKYKDLFLMTRRGGILEVRMHTDGGPLQFDWPVQAAYGHVWSDIGRDPENEVMILTGTGELWQIGNPEVWNTKFMDWPNRRKLEMYHESLRMIENMVHCMDIPTIGAINGTGAHWQLGTLCDITICAEDTAFFDAHYLGGVPPGDGIVLALQQLLGTKKAAYYAYTGMNITAQEALDLGLVSEVLPHERLLPRAWELAEMIMQAPRSTRHLTHSIVSHPWKQAFAENQGLQLTHQLVDMAIDEEGIHERLMKLKERFQRNER from the coding sequence ATGTTCAATAGAAAGATGACAGGACCTACAGGGTTCGAAGAGTACTCGGAGAAGTACAAGGACTTATTCCTCATGACCCGCCGCGGCGGTATACTCGAAGTGCGTATGCACACTGACGGGGGACCTTTACAATTCGACTGGCCGGTCCAAGCCGCATATGGTCATGTATGGTCAGATATCGGCCGTGATCCTGAGAATGAGGTCATGATCCTTACAGGGACAGGAGAGTTATGGCAGATCGGCAATCCTGAAGTCTGGAATACGAAATTCATGGATTGGCCGAATCGCCGGAAGCTGGAAATGTACCATGAATCACTTAGAATGATTGAAAATATGGTTCATTGCATGGACATCCCCACGATTGGAGCGATCAATGGCACAGGCGCACACTGGCAGCTGGGAACGCTTTGTGATATTACCATTTGCGCGGAAGACACGGCGTTCTTCGATGCCCATTATCTAGGCGGTGTTCCGCCTGGAGATGGAATTGTCCTGGCACTTCAACAATTATTGGGAACCAAGAAAGCGGCATACTACGCATACACGGGGATGAACATTACTGCTCAAGAGGCATTAGATCTCGGTCTGGTCAGTGAGGTACTGCCTCATGAACGGCTTCTTCCACGGGCATGGGAGCTGGCAGAAATGATCATGCAGGCACCCCGCTCAACAAGACATCTTACGCATTCGATTGTGTCGCATCCGTGGAAACAAGCTTTTGCAGAGAATCAAGGTCTTCAGCTTACCCACCAATTGGTTGACATGGCTATTGATGAAGAGGGGATTCATGAGCGGCTGATGAAGCTTAAGGAACGTTTTCAGAGGAATGAGCGATAA